The Acinetobacter chinensis genomic sequence ACCCCGATCCACACTGCAGTTTGATCCAATCCGGACATCATTTCCAATGCGGACCGAACCCAGCTGAGCAATGCGGTTCCATTTTCCCTGATAAGGTGCGAAGCCAAAACCTTCCCCACCAATCACAGTATTTGCATGAATGCGCACGCGGTCAGCCAGAGTACACTCACCTGTCAATGTGACATGAGAATCAATAAAGCACTGCTTTCCAATTTCAACGCCATCATCCACTTTTGTATGTGAAAGAATAACTGTGTCATCTCCCACTACACAGTTTTCACCAATACAGACAAAGTGCCCAATATAAGCACTGTCAGAAATCATGGCTGATGGATGAATATATGCAGAGCTTTCAATACCGCGCTGCTCATGCTTCCGTTCAAATGTATGTGTCAGTATTGCAAAAGCAAGATACGGATTTGCAACCACAATGAAGTTCTGATGAACATCCTGCAATTGAGCCCGTAACTGCTCAGTGACAATTAAAGCGCCTGCTTTAGACGACCTTGCCAGATCCAGAAATTTATCTGCATTTACAAATGCAATATCATCTGACGATGCATTTTCCAGACTTGCAAGGCGCTTCAGTTTTAAGTCTGACTGACCAACAGGCTCGCCCTGGACCTGCTTTGCGAGTTCATCAAGACGATATTGTTTTGAAATCATGGTTTACTTAATTGCATTAACCTTTTGAATCATTTTATCAGTTAAATCATACTTAGCGTCATACGCCAGGGCAGAGTTTTTATTTAAAATAAAATCCAGTGTATTTTCTTTACGCAATTGCTCTGCAGCCTGCTTGATTCGACCATCCATCAGCTTATTGGTGCTCTGAATGGAACTCTGTACAGTCGTCTGAACACTTTGCTGAATCGTATTAAATTCTTTCATCTTAGACTGATACTGAGCAGACATTTTCTGCTTATCCGCTTCAGAAAGACTCGTACTTTGCTGTGCTTTCTGCTGCATTGCCTCAAGCTCTTTACCCAGCTGTTCAAGTTTCGTTGATTGCGGCTTTAAAGACTGCTGTAAAGCTGCATTCTGCTGTTTAAGAAAACTGCTTGATTCTACAACTTTTTCCAGATCAACCACGCCATATCCTGCTGCATGAGCACCAGAACTCAGAACACTTGCTGCGACAGCCATACTGCAAATTATTTTTTTCATGTTCAGCCCTATATTTCCATATTAAAGTCAGATGCGAACCGTACTTAGAAAGTACGGCCGATTTCAAACTGAATGCTCTTCGTATCATCACCGTCTTTATCATTCAGCGGATAAGCATAGCTGAGTGATAACGGACCAATCATCGTAATCCAGGTAAAGCCTGCACCCACACTGTAGCGCATGTTGCCAAAATCGAATCCAAAGTTATCTTTACAGTACTTTTTCGCATCGAGCAGTCGATTGGTTGGTCCACCCAGATACAGTTCACCTTTAGGTACATCACACTGTGTATCAAACACCTGCGCACCCTCAGCAAAAAGAACCGGACGGATCTGGCGTACCCAGTCCCCTTTAAACGGTAATGGCAATGCCAGTTCAGTACCAAACTGAAGCAATGCATTACCACCAACTTCTTCATAAGAAGGGTCTACGTTTTTAGTTTCATTAAAGTAAACACCAGGATATTTAGGACCCAAAGTACTGTTGTCATATCCACGTACCGATCCATAACCACCTGCATAGAAGTTTTTATAGAATGGCAGATCATTACCGTATCCCAGTTTACCATAACCACGCAGAACAAAGTCCTTACCTAAAGGTATGAAACCCTGAGCGTCATAGGTCACTTTCTGATATTCAACATCACTGCCAGGAAGTGCAATCTCGGCATTAACACGATGTGACATACCATTGGTCGGGAAAATTGGACGGTTGAGTGTATTGTATGACCAACCTAAATTCAGGTTATAGGTCAGAAAGTCACCCTTGTATTCACTGAAATAAGTATTTTCATCTACAGGGCATTTATAACCTGTAATTACATCATCTTTGTCTTTTATGGCTTCAAGATCCTGAGGACAGTAAGTTGCTGTTTTAGTCCCCTTACCATCATGCGCCATCAGATAGTCTTTTACATAAGTCGAAACGTAAGGACCTGTCGTCACTTCAGTCTGGTCAATATTCAGACCTGCACTGATGCTCTGGTTTTCATCGATTGGATAACCAAATGTGATACCACCACCCAGACTGTCTGTAACGTAGTTGTTGACGTTATAATCATCATCCAGTTTGGTTTTACGGTAGTAGACATTGTAACCACGACGAACACCATCAATCGTGAAATATGGATCCGTCACACTCAGGTTATAATAATCCTGCGTTTCAGAACGGGATAAATCAACTGAAACACTGTTCCCTGTACCCAGGAAGTTTGTCTGACTTAAGCCTGCCTGGAATGTAATACCGCCACTGGCAGAATAACCGACAGCCAGTGTACTGGTACCTGAGTGCTGTTCTTCAACATCAATGTTCAGATCCACCTGATCCGGCACGTTTGGTACACGAACAGGTTTTACATTGACCGTTTTAAAATAACCTGTGCGTTCAAGTCGAACTTTAGACAGATCAATTTTTTCATTACTCGCAAGAGCACCTTCCATCTGGCGCATTTCACGACGTAAAACTTCATCAGCAGTTTTAGTATTACCTGAGAAATTAATACGACGGACAGTAATCTGCTGACCTGGGTTGATAAAGTAGTTCAGATCAACAACTTTGGTTTCTTTATTGATTTCAGGAACGACATTCACTTCAGCATAGTAATAACCGGCATTACCATATTTTCTGAGCAGTAACTGTTTAACAGCATTGACCTGTTCCTGAGAATAAGTTGCGCCATCCTTATAAATCTGCAGAACTTTCAGGTCTTCCGGCTTATATAACGCATCGCCCAGGAACTTACTTTCACCAAATTTAAACTGCTCGCCTTCATCGACAGAGACTTCAATAAAAATATTCTTTTTATCTTCACTCAAATTCAGACTTGAGTTTGAAATATTGAAATTGATATAACCTTTGTTGAGATACATCGCACGCAGTGCTTCAAGACTTGCTGCCATTTTTTCACGAGCATAGCGGTCATTACGTGAAATCACAGAGCTCCAGCTGCTTTCTTTCACAGAGAAAGCCTGTTTGATTTCACTGTCTTTAAAGACTGTATTACCAATCATGTTGATATCTACAACTTTTGCAGACTTACCTTCAATAAATTCAATCGTCAGATCAACACGGTTATTGGGTCTGGCTGTAGTGACGACTTTTACATCAGCATCATAACGACCCTGTTGCATGTACTGTTGCTCAAGTTCTGATTCAACTGTCTGTAGTGCAGACTTTTTCAGAACCTCACCTTCACTGATGCCCATTTTCTTCAAGCCATCCTGAAGTGCTTCTTTAGGAATCAGCTTATTGCCTTTAAAGTCAATTTTTGAAATTAACGGACGTTCTACAACTTTAAAAACCAGAGCTCCATTTTCATTTGAAGCTTTAATATCATCAAATAAACCTGAGGCATAAAGAGAACGGATTGCATTTGCAACCACTGGGTCATTAACACGATCACCTTTCGTTACTGGAATCATTCCATAAACATTGGCGGGTGTTAAACGCACAAGACCATCAACTTTTATATCCTGTACAATAAATTCATCTGCTGCATATACTTGTTGTACAGCTGCCATTGCACTCACGAGCGCCAGTGGCATAAATAAATGTTTGTGCTGCATGCCTGTTTTTCCGATGTTAATTTAGTCCATTACGACGCTTATAAACGCATAAAGTCATTGAATAATGCAAGGAGCATCATACTGCCAAGCAATACCATACCAATTTTCAAGCCAACCAATTGTATTTGTTCAGATACAGGTTTGCCTCGAAGAAGTTCCACAAAATAATAAACCAGATGCCCACCATCAAGCATCGGGATTGGTAATAAATTCAGAATCCCCAGACTGACACTCATCAGCGCCATAAAGGAAATAAAGGTCTGCCAGCCCATTTCCGCACTCTGACCCGCGACTTTGGCAATAGTAATTGGACCTGATAAATTTTCAAGACCGATCAATCCACGCACCATTTTCACAATCGAGTTCAGAATCATGCTGGAGATCTGACCCGTTTTTTCAACTGCTTTTATACCCGCTTCAGCAGGAGAATACTGAATCATCTGTTTGTATTCATCAGGAATAACCACTTTTCCAGGATTATTCTGCACACCAAGCATACCTGTGACATTACCCATACTGTCACGTTTGCCTTGTGGCATAACCTCAAGCTGTACCCGCTGAGAATTTCTCAGCACATCAATTTTGAGCAGTTTTTCTGGTGAAGCCTGAACAACCTGAACAACATCAAACCAGTCATTCATTTTCACACCATTAATCGCGATAATTTTATCGCCATTTTTCATCCCTTGACGGATAGCAGCACCATCCTCACTCAGCTTTGAAATCACTGCAGGAATGTGTGGGCGGTATGGTGTGAATCCCAGTACATCAAGCGTAGACTGACTCTGATCTTTCAGAAAGTTCTGAACAGGTAGATTAAAAGTCCTGATCTGCCCCTGACGCTCTGCCTGAATTTCAATTGTGCCGGTTTCACCTACCCGATCCACCAGAGCAAAGTTGAGTTTTTCCCATGTAGATACAGGAGTTCCATCAACAGCAGTAATCAGGTCTCCAGATTTCATCTGAACTGTAGCCGCAGGTGTACCAGGAATCACCTTACCCACTTTAGTGTTCAGCTGTTCCTGAGATGGCAGAAACAGTATCCAGAAAAGCAGAACAGCAAAAACCAGGTTGATTAAGGGACCTGCCGCAACAATTGCAATACGTTTCCACGGATGCTGTCTGTTAAACGCTTTAGGGCGATCCTCTTCAGACACATCACCTTCACGCTCATCCAGCATCTTCACATAACCACCCAGTGGCAATGCAGACAACTGATACTGAATACCTGATTTTTTAGATGTCCATTTCAGCAGTGTCGGACCAAACCCAATGGAATAGACCAGCACTTTAACACCCAGTTTACGCGCAACGATATAATGCCCAAACTCATGAATGGCAATCAATGGACCAAGTAAAAGTATGGCTGCGACAATAATAAACAGGGCATTCATCGTTTAACTTCCTTTACTTGAAACAAACTGCTGCGCCAGCAACCTGGCTTTCTGATCTGCCTCAAGAATAACATCAAGACTGGATGCTGCTGCATTAGATAAAAGGTTCAGCGTATGTTCAACAACCACAGGAATATCTGTAAATTTAATCTGATTGTTTAAAAACGCACCGACTGCAATTTCATTTGAAGCATTAAGCACAGCGGGTGCCAGTCCGCCACTTTTCATTGCTTCTCTTGCAAGTTTCAATGCAGGAAAGCGCAATGTGTCCGGCTCCTGGAAATCCAGCTGATGATTTACAAACAGATCAAGTGGAGGAACATGGGTCTGAATTCGTTCAGGCCATGCCAAAGCATGCGCAATTGGTGTACACATATCCGGATTCCCCATCTGAGCCAGTGTAGAACCATCTACATACTGAACCATAGAATGAATGATACTCTGCGGATGCACAACAACTGTAACAAAATGTTCTGATATTGCAAAGAGATGGCACGCTTCGATCAATTCCAGCCCTTTATTCATCAAGGTAGCCGAATCGACGGATATTTTTTGTCCCATTGACCAGTTTGGATGCTTACACGCCTGAGCTGGCGTAACCTGATGTAACTGATCAAGTGTGTGATTTCGGAATGGACCACCGGAAGCCGTCAGAAGTAATCGGGACACTCCTTTTTTAGGCTGCCCATTTCTTTCTGCCTGAAGGTAATCCGCAGGAAGGCACTGAAAAATTGCATTATGTTCTGAATCGACAGGAAGCAGTAAAGCCTGATGATCAATGGCAGCCTGCATCATGATGTCACCAGACATCACCAGTGCTTCTTTATTTGCCAGTAATACCCGCTTACCTGCCTTGACCGCAGCCAGCGTAGGCAATAGCCCTGCTGCTCCAACAATAGCAGCCATCACCACATCCACTTCAGGATGTTCCGCAATGCTGATCAGCCCTGCTTCACCTGACAGAATTTCAATCTGATGAATATCTGACTGTTTTAACAGTTGCTGTAATTCACCGACTTTTTCAGAAGGAACTACAGCGACTTTCGGTCGGAACTGTCTGCATATTTCTACAAGTTCAGCAATCCGACTGTGTGCCGTTACTGCAAAAACCGAATACTGCCCAGGATGTTGCTGCAGTATTTTCAGGGTGCTTTGTCCAATGGAGCCAGTTGCACCCAATATACAAACAGATTGAGACATCTATAAATCTACACCAATGAGTTTTAAAATATACATACCCGCAGCAAACACAGGAGCTGCTGCAAGCAGCGAGTCAATACGATCCAGCACGCCGCCATGACCAGGCAAAATCCGACCAGAGTCCTTGATACCGGCACGACGTTTGATCATAGACTCAAACAGATCACCAAGCACTGAACTGAATACAGTTACAACAGAAAGAATAAGAAATAAAACATGCTGAGCAAAAGTCAGATCGAGATACAGCAACTCAACAGCAACCACAATGATCATTGCAGTAAACAAGCCACCATAGAGACCTTCTACAGATTTATTAGGACTGACATCGGGCGCCAGTTTCTTTTTACCAAGTTTACGCCCAACAAAATACGCACCACTGTCTGCGCCCCATACCAGCAGAAAGAGATACATCAGCCACCATGGTGAGCTATGCCATACAGCAAAAATAGCGGTTACAGCAGCAGAAATCAGAATAAAACCGATGAAATTCAGACTCGGATTGTACCAGCCATCATATTCAGGATAGGCTTTTACCCAGTAAACACTCAGTATCCAGGATAAAATGGATGCTGCCCACAATAATAATGCAACATCATCCAGATATAATGCCAGTGCAGCAAGTGCCGCTGTAAAGGCGCCATAAGCCCATGCAACCGGTTTCAGGGTGTTTTTTGTTTTTTTAGGCATGAGTTTATACCACTCATAGCCCGCAACCCCAGCTGCAATAATCATCAGCACAAACATTGGGTATTGTGACTGAGTTGCAAACATGCAACTCAATACAACAGCAACCAGTACCAATGCGGTAATAATCCGCTCTAACATTTATTAATTCTCAGTTTTTTCTTGCAGAATCTGTTCTGAAGTTTTACCGAAACGACGTTCACGACCACCAAATACAGCAAGTGCATCATCAAACTCTTCAACAGTAAACTCAGGCCACAAGGTCTGGCTAAAATACAATTCAGCATAAGCTGCCTGCCAGAGCAGGAAGTTAGACAGTCTGAAATCACCACCAGTACGGATCAACAGATCAACAGCAGGCAAATCAGCCATACTGACATACTTTCCAAACAGCTGGCTGTCTATCTGCTCAATCTTTATTTTATCTGCTGATACATCCGCAGCAATCCGTTGAGCAGCCTGTGCCATATCCCACATACCACCATAACTGATCGCAATGGTTAATGTCATGCTTGTGAACTTAGCAGTCCTTTCCTCAGCATGCAACATTAATGCACGTAAATGTTCAGGTAATGGCGCACGGTCACCAATAAAGCGCAATGCGATATTGAATTTTTCCATGCGGGGTAACTGCTCATGAATGGTTTCTTCAAGCAGTCTCATTAACAGATCGACTTCAAACTGTGGACGGTTCCAGTTCTCACTGGAAAACGCAAAAACAGTCAGTGCTTTAACACCCACCTTTCGGCAATGCTCAACAATCGGATCAAGGACATTTTTTCCTTCACGGTGTCCATCACCCTTTTGCATCTGATTTTTTTTAGCAAAACGGTTGTTGCCATCCATAATGATGGCAACATGTTCTGGAAGATTTTTACAGTCTTCGGATGAGGTCATTGAGTATCAGACCTTCATCAAGTCAGCTTCTTTCGCAGCAAGACGTTTTTCAACTTCAGCAACAAATTTATCTGTAATTTTCTGAATATCATCGCCAGCACGACGCTCATCATCTTCAGAAATTTCTTTTTCTTTCAGCAATGCTTTCACATCACCCAGAACATCACGACGGATGTTACGGATCGCAACTTTAGCATTTTCAGCTTCGTTACGCGCAACTTTCAGCATATCCTTACGTGTTTCTTCTGTCAGAGCAGCCATTGGAACACGGATAGCATCTGCAGTAATCGGGTTTAAGCCCAGATCAGATTCACGGATTGCTTTATCAATTGCAGAAACCATTGAACGCTCAAAAGGCTGAACCAGCAATGTACGTGAATCTTCAACACCCACGTTCGCAACCTGATTTAAAGGTACGTCAGAACCATAGTAAGAAACCATGACACCATTCAGGATGGATGGGTGCGCCCGACCCGTACGGACCTTTGCAAAACCATGTTCCAACGAGTCCAGTGACTTGTTCATACGGTCTTCAGCATCTTTTTTAAGATCGTTAATCATATGATCTTCCTTACTTAATAATCTAAATGTGTATAACGTAAAATTGCAGCAGTATAAAGAGCTTTCAGGCTCACGTACATCAGTTTGTAACGTGAGTTCCTTCTTTTTCACCCATAACGACTGAGAGTAAAGCACCGGACTTATTCATATCAAAGACCTGTAACGGTACATTGTGGTCACGGCATAAGCAGATAGCTGTCAGATCCATAACACCCAGTTTTTCATCCAGCACCTGATCAAAAGTCAGATTGTCATACTTAACAGCATCATCATATTTGCTTGGGTCTTTGTTGTAGACACCATCAACCTTAGTGGCTTTTAAAATCAGATTGGCTTCAATTTCAATACCGCGTAAGCACGCTGCTGTATCAGTTGTAAAGAATGGGTTACCAGTACCAGCAACAAATACGCAGACTTCACCCTGAGTCAGATGACGGATTGCATCACGGCTTGAGTAGGATTCAACCACTGCACCAATTGGCAGAGCAGACATCAGACGGGTTTTGATATTACGACGGACCAGTGCATCACGCAAAGCCAGACCATTCATCACAGTTGCAAGCATACCCATCTGATCGCCAGTCACACGACCAACCAGACCTTCTTTCTGCAGCTGGCTGCCACGGTACAGATTACCGCCACCAACCACGATACCAACCTGCACACCCAGTCCAACCATGTGTGCAATGGACAATGACATCTGATCAAGTACCTGAGCATCAATACCCATATCCTTGTTTCCAGCCAGCGCTTCGCCTGAAAGTTTCAGCAGGATGCGCTCATAACGTGGCTTTTTTGAATCCATCATCACTTTACTCCAATATCAATCTCTAAAATTTTATTCGTTTCAGGTTAAGAACTACTTAAAACCAGCTTAAGCTGATTTAACCTGAATTAATCGGGCATACAGATCATATTCATCTGCATCGGTAATTTCGACTTCAAGCAGATCACCTGCTTTAATCTGAGTTTTGTCGATATCTTCAACAAAAACATTACCATCAATTTCTGGCGCATCTGCATAAGAACGTGCAACAGCAACCGGGAATTCTTCTTCCAGGTCATCCACCAGCACTGTCATTGTCTGACCAATACGTTTCTGCAGTTTTGCTGCAGAAATTTCCTGCTGCACTTCCATAAAGCGTTCATAACGCTGCTGTTTGATCTCTTCAGGCACATGATCAGGCAAATCGTTCGCTGTTGCACCTTCAACAGGTGAATATGTGAAACAACCAACACGATCAAGCTGAGCTTCTTTAAGCCAGTCAAGCAGCATCACGAAATCTTCTTCAGTTTCACCAGGAAAACCGACGACAAATGTTGAGCGGATGAC encodes the following:
- the uppS gene encoding polyprenyl diphosphate synthase translates to MTSSEDCKNLPEHVAIIMDGNNRFAKKNQMQKGDGHREGKNVLDPIVEHCRKVGVKALTVFAFSSENWNRPQFEVDLLMRLLEETIHEQLPRMEKFNIALRFIGDRAPLPEHLRALMLHAEERTAKFTSMTLTIAISYGGMWDMAQAAQRIAADVSADKIKIEQIDSQLFGKYVSMADLPAVDLLIRTGGDFRLSNFLLWQAAYAELYFSQTLWPEFTVEEFDDALAVFGGRERRFGKTSEQILQEKTEN
- the ispC gene encoding 1-deoxy-D-xylulose-5-phosphate reductoisomerase is translated as MSQSVCILGATGSIGQSTLKILQQHPGQYSVFAVTAHSRIAELVEICRQFRPKVAVVPSEKVGELQQLLKQSDIHQIEILSGEAGLISIAEHPEVDVVMAAIVGAAGLLPTLAAVKAGKRVLLANKEALVMSGDIMMQAAIDHQALLLPVDSEHNAIFQCLPADYLQAERNGQPKKGVSRLLLTASGGPFRNHTLDQLHQVTPAQACKHPNWSMGQKISVDSATLMNKGLELIEACHLFAISEHFVTVVVHPQSIIHSMVQYVDGSTLAQMGNPDMCTPIAHALAWPERIQTHVPPLDLFVNHQLDFQEPDTLRFPALKLAREAMKSGGLAPAVLNASNEIAVGAFLNNQIKFTDIPVVVEHTLNLLSNAAASSLDVILEADQKARLLAQQFVSSKGS
- the frr gene encoding ribosome recycling factor, producing the protein MINDLKKDAEDRMNKSLDSLEHGFAKVRTGRAHPSILNGVMVSYYGSDVPLNQVANVGVEDSRTLLVQPFERSMVSAIDKAIRESDLGLNPITADAIRVPMAALTEETRKDMLKVARNEAENAKVAIRNIRRDVLGDVKALLKEKEISEDDERRAGDDIQKITDKFVAEVEKRLAAKEADLMKV
- the rseP gene encoding RIP metalloprotease RseP; its protein translation is MNALFIIVAAILLLGPLIAIHEFGHYIVARKLGVKVLVYSIGFGPTLLKWTSKKSGIQYQLSALPLGGYVKMLDEREGDVSEEDRPKAFNRQHPWKRIAIVAAGPLINLVFAVLLFWILFLPSQEQLNTKVGKVIPGTPAATVQMKSGDLITAVDGTPVSTWEKLNFALVDRVGETGTIEIQAERQGQIRTFNLPVQNFLKDQSQSTLDVLGFTPYRPHIPAVISKLSEDGAAIRQGMKNGDKIIAINGVKMNDWFDVVQVVQASPEKLLKIDVLRNSQRVQLEVMPQGKRDSMGNVTGMLGVQNNPGKVVIPDEYKQMIQYSPAEAGIKAVEKTGQISSMILNSIVKMVRGLIGLENLSGPITIAKVAGQSAEMGWQTFISFMALMSVSLGILNLLPIPMLDGGHLVYYFVELLRGKPVSEQIQLVGLKIGMVLLGSMMLLALFNDFMRL
- a CDS encoding phosphatidate cytidylyltransferase; protein product: MLERIITALVLVAVVLSCMFATQSQYPMFVLMIIAAGVAGYEWYKLMPKKTKNTLKPVAWAYGAFTAALAALALYLDDVALLLWAASILSWILSVYWVKAYPEYDGWYNPSLNFIGFILISAAVTAIFAVWHSSPWWLMYLFLLVWGADSGAYFVGRKLGKKKLAPDVSPNKSVEGLYGGLFTAMIIVVAVELLYLDLTFAQHVLFLILSVVTVFSSVLGDLFESMIKRRAGIKDSGRILPGHGGVLDRIDSLLAAAPVFAAGMYILKLIGVDL
- the bamA gene encoding outer membrane protein assembly factor BamA — its product is MQHKHLFMPLALVSAMAAVQQVYAADEFIVQDIKVDGLVRLTPANVYGMIPVTKGDRVNDPVVANAIRSLYASGLFDDIKASNENGALVFKVVERPLISKIDFKGNKLIPKEALQDGLKKMGISEGEVLKKSALQTVESELEQQYMQQGRYDADVKVVTTARPNNRVDLTIEFIEGKSAKVVDINMIGNTVFKDSEIKQAFSVKESSWSSVISRNDRYAREKMAASLEALRAMYLNKGYINFNISNSSLNLSEDKKNIFIEVSVDEGEQFKFGESKFLGDALYKPEDLKVLQIYKDGATYSQEQVNAVKQLLLRKYGNAGYYYAEVNVVPEINKETKVVDLNYFINPGQQITVRRINFSGNTKTADEVLRREMRQMEGALASNEKIDLSKVRLERTGYFKTVNVKPVRVPNVPDQVDLNIDVEEQHSGTSTLAVGYSASGGITFQAGLSQTNFLGTGNSVSVDLSRSETQDYYNLSVTDPYFTIDGVRRGYNVYYRKTKLDDDYNVNNYVTDSLGGGITFGYPIDENQSISAGLNIDQTEVTTGPYVSTYVKDYLMAHDGKGTKTATYCPQDLEAIKDKDDVITGYKCPVDENTYFSEYKGDFLTYNLNLGWSYNTLNRPIFPTNGMSHRVNAEIALPGSDVEYQKVTYDAQGFIPLGKDFVLRGYGKLGYGNDLPFYKNFYAGGYGSVRGYDNSTLGPKYPGVYFNETKNVDPSYEEVGGNALLQFGTELALPLPFKGDWVRQIRPVLFAEGAQVFDTQCDVPKGELYLGGPTNRLLDAKKYCKDNFGFDFGNMRYSVGAGFTWITMIGPLSLSYAYPLNDKDGDDTKSIQFEIGRTF
- the lpxD gene encoding UDP-3-O-(3-hydroxymyristoyl)glucosamine N-acyltransferase; translation: MISKQYRLDELAKQVQGEPVGQSDLKLKRLASLENASSDDIAFVNADKFLDLARSSKAGALIVTEQLRAQLQDVHQNFIVVANPYLAFAILTHTFERKHEQRGIESSAYIHPSAMISDSAYIGHFVCIGENCVVGDDTVILSHTKVDDGVEIGKQCFIDSHVTLTGECTLADRVRIHANTVIGGEGFGFAPYQGKWNRIAQLGSVRIGNDVRIGSNCSVDRGALDDTVIEDGVIIDNLVQIAHNVRVGANTAMAAKCGVAGSTVIGKNCVFAGAVGVVGHINIADNVTVTGMSMVTKSISEAGSYSSGTPMLETAQWKRAAIRFKQLADVPLTQFAKKLDHIQAQIESLESTFKLRK
- a CDS encoding OmpH family outer membrane protein, with product MKKIICSMAVAASVLSSGAHAAGYGVVDLEKVVESSSFLKQQNAALQQSLKPQSTKLEQLGKELEAMQQKAQQSTSLSEADKQKMSAQYQSKMKEFNTIQQSVQTTVQSSIQSTNKLMDGRIKQAAEQLRKENTLDFILNKNSALAYDAKYDLTDKMIQKVNAIK
- the pyrH gene encoding UMP kinase — translated: MMDSKKPRYERILLKLSGEALAGNKDMGIDAQVLDQMSLSIAHMVGLGVQVGIVVGGGNLYRGSQLQKEGLVGRVTGDQMGMLATVMNGLALRDALVRRNIKTRLMSALPIGAVVESYSSRDAIRHLTQGEVCVFVAGTGNPFFTTDTAACLRGIEIEANLILKATKVDGVYNKDPSKYDDAVKYDNLTFDQVLDEKLGVMDLTAICLCRDHNVPLQVFDMNKSGALLSVVMGEKEGTHVTN